From the Scophthalmus maximus strain ysfricsl-2021 chromosome 11, ASM2237912v1, whole genome shotgun sequence genome, one window contains:
- the sytl2b gene encoding synaptotagmin-like protein 2 isoform X1 — protein sequence MFPAAKCVHISPVRDAGGGTMIDLSHLTEEEQGKIMTVLRRDAELKRAEEERIRNLEKILDSGSQSDGKLKYLTGEWFYQAKSLRHMDTIHGSEIILASMKQRKDGSLRLEKSRTPSSRGSGAVAPPKPARCLATLQPQAKNDAENENPNSAVFSPRTQRHNPFNRASLIPAEPPETEPISTLKNHPAGEASQTSGGSVISESSSVGFKPVPKKRTFLSRRASGQSESNNLGLDAQVGSAGIVPAPRRSIQRGSSGNSYQSLLKSRDEMPQKSAVPVFSRVSQPAPSSCSADKTSQRPTWDASQVSSNAIVERERRPPSITRDRPATYIRGDVPPARDTRQRSDDGDDQTHREHAAVNTVLLNTSSIQGSERGISSSEGTSTRQEELSLTQSIVDPEPPICYDLNFIDKSDQHAPKKSNQKHAFKLTTQATSPPGDEDSIAKVLDWFGRSTASNDWLNSDNGPEATKSSDKHVDIGELRSEDSVRKEVTLDMKRSHLQELRATDRTSIKESTETQEESQKDLKKISNLKSFWEKSNMGPKIHIRKSITPSDEAQKPVHLSAERHEESVKKPHTGADVSPASRIHNGRGHDKYASRHGGESGHLNNNQQVDCLLMNTLSQRNNYDPTYNSDYLKVQFSPQVSDRGSDTEISCLTRLQSSPSPESESFSPVKPSPQPDSISRSRESPRQEELSRTVPVSQLDDAVQTRDTSDSEKLHLSRNGSYTDDKQGGNDVQVASRAQLSRGSSEDVKSRDSDDKNIHLGKEDVSNKDRTNSPHANRQGLPHQESTAERIKQLKSFWEQERYQPIFGTGAAKTPGDGKVARGANQLNKRFTKSEFDLRSVVNNPGSDGEDSDRCNHNSTVLPSNQRIDKLSPSLRTSRTLFHTLREFWDEAASDAKGSFSLDKPKSPKRKEPPNVQLLSQELKSGDPEGYCSSSAVEKTRATVVKLSHLGSRAGTDGKNNLSNHTTAESKRGPKDSGREEKSTKPQSSSGKETRSPKSRKDNCGKSFSSGNCLRRATSMLALSVPREKDQGQLRMDESPVHSQGRKQRQNSEKGAVPRSPDRTELMAPRARAFVPRDYRHYLGMTDKTSVHTSLAPAVKEEGSEDRLAFDFDLSGPVRASTPMGSEERYSRRGSKTSQRPLWANYSSSDTGQESSMSSTSDTVSISRNSSNRENDDEGQHPVRKALRRAEAWPKNVAKSIEDITSSLSPQQERKQDPTADNCRRVSDVSSVPSLSSSLCSDPDHLKKMSKSVPSFLQKEDVDRDADSSCADNSHRGRLMMGSSMTNLSSSSGMASVSPLSGSVMTMYNADFGNVEVQGNIQFSINYIQRLREFHIFVAECRDLAAVDPKRSRSDPYVKSYLVPDKANLGKRKTSVKKKTLNPTFNEILRYRVRMDYLRTQTLILSVWHHDTFGRNSFLGEVDVDLSKWDFDHTQMNYLVLKARTTPTPLAQANGRGEMKLAIRFLPQVTHSDGMAKDGPNAGEVHIWVKECKNLPLIRATIDPYVKCFVLPDTSRKSRQKTRVLRRTADPVFNHTMVYDGISLTDLTEACVELTVWDRDRLASNLLGGLRLGVGTGKSYEAAVDWMDSSPYEVALWERMMASPDEWVEDVLPLRTVNLAKTASHKQK from the exons ATGTTTCCTGCCGCAAAGTGTGTCCACATCTCGCCGGTCCGAGACGCAGGAGGAGGAACCATGATCGACCTGAGCCACCTtacggaggaggagcaggggaagaTAATGACGGTGCTGAGGAGAGACGCCGAGCTGAAGAGggccgaggaggagagaatCAG GAACCTGGAGAAAATACTGGACAGTGGGTCACAGTCAGACGGCAAGTTGAAGTACCTGACTGGAGAGTGGTTCTACCAGGCCAAGAGTCTCCGGCACATGGACACGATCCACGGCTCGGAAATCATTCTGGCTTCCATGAAACAGAGGAAAG ATGGGTCTCTCAGACTCGAGAAATCCAGAACACCCAGCAGTCGAGGTTCGGGCGCCGTCGCTCCACCAAAACCTGCCAGGTGTTTGGCGACGCTGCAGCCACAAGCGAAAAA tgACGCTGAGAACGAGAATCCAAATTCAGCAGTCTTTTCTCCCAGAACA CAGAGGCACAACCCTTTCAACCGTGCGTCCCTCATCCCTGCTGAGCCACCTGAGACAG AGCCCATATCCACGCTGAAGAATCACCCTGCAGGTGAGGCCAGTCAGACGTCTGGAGGCTCCGTCATATCAGAAAGTTCCTCTGTGGGTTTCAAACCAGTGCCGAAGAAGAGGACGTTCCTTTCAAGACGAGCCTCCGGCCAGTCAGAAAGTAACAACCTAGGGTTGGACGCTCAAGTAGGGTCGGCGGGGATCGTTCCTGCTCCTCGACGAAGCATCCAGCGTGGGTCCAGCGGGAACTCTTACCAGTCCCTCCTGAAGAGCCGAGACGAAATGCCTCAGAAAAGTGCAGTTCCAGTGTTCAGCCGGGTGTCTCAGCCTGCTCCGTCTTCCTGCTCCGCGGATAAAACCTCCCAGCGGCCAACGTGGGATGCATCGCAGGTTTCCTCGAATGCCAttgtcgagagagagagacgcccaCCTTCCATAACAAGAGACAG ACCAGCCACATACATCAGAGGCGACGTTCCGCCTGCGAGAGACACCCGACAGAGGAGCGACGACGGAGACGATCAGACCCACAGAGAACATGCAGCGGTGAATACTGTCCTCCTGAACACCAGCAGCATTCAGGGTTCAGAAAGAGGAATCAGCAGCAGTGAGGGAACCTCGACGAGGCAAGAGGAGCTGAGTTTGACCCAAAGCATTGTGG ATCCGGAGCCTCCTATATGTTATGATCTCAACTTCATTGATAAATCTGATCAGCATGCACCGAAGAAATCAAATCAGAAACACGCGTTCAAGTTGACCACTCAGGCGACCAGTCCCCCTGGTGACGAGGACTCCATCGCAAAGGTGCTGGACTGGTTCGGCCGCAGCACAGCCAGCAACGATTGGCTGAATTCAGACAACGGCCCGGAGGCCACAAAGAGCTCCGACAAACATGTAGATATCGGCGAATTAAGAAGTGAGGATTCAGTGCGAAAAGAGGTCACTCTTGACATGAAGAGAAGTCACTTACAAGAGTTAAGAGCAACAGACAGAACAAGCATCAAGGAAtcaactgaaacacaagagGAGTCGCAgaaggatttgaaaaaaatctctaATCTGAAGTCCTTCtgggagaaaagcaacatgggTCCTAAAATACATATCAGGAAATCAATCACGCCCAGCGATGAAGCACAAAAACCTGTTCATCTCTCAGCGGAGAGACACGAGGAGAGCGTGAAGAAACCCCACACGGGGGCCGATGTGTCCCCTGCTAGTAGAATACACAATGGGAGGGGGCATGATAAGTACGCCTCGAGGCATGGGGGTGAGAGTGGTCATTTAAATAATAACCAGCAGGTTGACTGTCTGCTGATGAATACTTTATCTCAAAGAAATAATTATGACCCTACATACAACTCAGATTATTTAAAGGTACAATTTAGCCCCCAAGTGTCTGATAGAGGCTCGGACACTGAGATTTCATGTTTAACCAGACTCCAGTCCAGCCCGAGTCCCGAGTCAGAGAGCTTCTCGCCGGTCAAACCAAGTCCACAACCGGACAGTATTTCCCGATCGAGAGAAAGCCCACGGCAGGAAGAGCTGTCCAGAACTGTGCCGGTGTCTCAGCTGGATGATGCCGTCCAAACAAGGGACACATCGGACTCGGAGAAGCTCCACTTATCCAGAAACGGCTCATATACGGACGACAAGCAAGGTGGGAATGATGTGCAAGTCGCCTCCAGAGCACAGCTTTCAAGAGGTTCAAGTGAGGACGTAAAGAGTCGGGACAgtgatgataaaaatatacatttaggAAAAGAGGATGTGTCTAATAAAGACAGAACTAACAGTCCCCATGCAAATAGACAAGGTTTACCACACCAAGAAAGTACAGCAGAGAGAATCAAGCAGCTCAAATCCTTCTGGGAGCAGGAGAGGTACCAGCCCATATTTGGCACTGGTGCAGCTAAAACTCCTGGGGACGGTAAAGTCGCTCGTGGTGCAAATCAACTGAATAAAAGATTTACAAAGTCGGAGTTCGACCTGAGATCAGTTGTAAATAATCCAGGCAGCGATGGCGAAGACTCAGATAGATGTAATCATAATTCGACTGTTCTTCCCTCGAATCAGAGAATAGACAAGTTGTCCCCCAGCCTCAGAACGAGCCGAACACTGTTCCACACCCTCCGCGAATTCTGGGATGAGGCCGCGTCAGACGCCAAAGGATCGTTTTCGCTTGACAAACCCAAAAGCCCCAAAAGGAAAGAGCCACCAAATGTGCAACTTCTATCTCAGGAGTTAAAGAGCGGCGACCCTGAGGGTTACTGCTCGTCCTCCGCCGTCGAGAAAACAAGAGCGACTGTCGTGAAATTATCACATCTGGGGTCAAGAGCAGGGACCGACGGCAAAAACAACCTGTCTAATCATACGACGGCCGAGTCCAAAAGGGGCCCCAAAGACTCTGGTAGGGAGGAGAAATCCACGAAACCACAAAGCAGTTCAGGTAAAGAGACTCGGTCTCCTAAGAGCAGGAAAGACAACTGTGGCAAGTCATTCAGTAGTGGGAATTGTCTGCGTCGCGCCACGAGCATGTTGGCTCTTAGTGTTCCGCGTGAAAAAGATCAGGGCCAGCTTAGAATGGACGAAAGCCCCGTCCACTCCCAGGGCAGGAAGCAAAGGCAGAACAGCGAGAAGGGCGCCGTGCCAAGATCACCAGACAGAACCGAGTTGATGGCTCCACGCGCACGGGCATTTGTTCCCAGAGACTACCGACATTACCTGGGCATGACGGACAAGACCAGCGTCCACACCTCGCTCGCCCCGGCCGTGAAGGAGGAGGGCTCGGAGGACAGGCTCGCGTTCGACTTTGACCTGAGCGGGCCAGTGAGAGCCAGCACCCCGATGGGTTCAGAGGAACGTTACAGCAGGAGGGGCAGCAAGACGAGCCAGCGCCCCCTGTGGGCAAACTACAGCAGTTCAGACACTGGGCAGGAGTCGTCCATGAGCAGCACGTCAGACACCGTGTCCATCTCCAGGAACAGTTCAAACC GTGAAAATGATGACGAAGGCCAGCACCCGGTGAGGAAAGCATTGAGGCGAGCAGAAGCGTGGCCCAAGAACGTGGCTAAAAGTATAGAGGACATCACATCATCTTTGTCCCCAC agcaagaaagaaaacaagacccAACTGCCGACAACTGCCGACGCGTTAGTGATG TGTCGTCCGTCccgtcgctctcctcctccttatgTTCGGACCCAGACCACTTGAAGAAGATGAGCAAATCAGTTCCTTCGTTCTTACAGAAGGAG GATGTTGACAGGGACGCTGACTCCAGCTGTGCGGACAATTCCCACCGAGGAAGACTAATGATGGGCAGCTCGATGACTAACCTCTCCAGCAGCTCTGGCATGGCGTCTGTGTCCCCT CTGAGTGGAAGTGTTATGACCATGTACAACGCGGACTTCGGGAACGTGGAGGTTCAGGGAAATATCCAGTTTTCCATCAACTACATTCAGAGGCTCAGGGAGTTTCACATCTTCGTTGCCGAGTGCCGAGACTTGGCTGCAGTCGACCCAAAGAGGAGTCGCTCGGATCC gtATGTCAAAAGCTACCTGGTACCCGACAAAGCTAATTtgggaaagaggaaaacatctgtaaaaaaGAAGACGCTGAATCCAACTTTCAACGAGATCCTCAGA TATCGTGTTCGCATGGACTACCTCAGAACCCAGACGCTCATTCTCTCCGTTTGGCATCACGACACCTTTGGCAGGAACAGTTTCCTTGGCGAGGTAGACGTGGACCTCTCCAAGTGGGACTTTGACCACACCCAGATGAACTACTTAGTCCTGAAAGCAAGG acTACACCCACTCCGCTCGCTCAAGCAAATGGGCGAGGAGAGATGAAACTAGCCATACGTTTCCTGCCACAGGTCACCCACAGTGATG GCATGGCTAAAGACGGACCCAACGCCGGAGAGGTTCACATATGGGTCAAAGAATGCAAGAACCTGCCTCTAATCAGGGCCACCATTGACCCATATGTTAAatg CTTTGTGCTGCCGGACACGAGCAGGAAGAGTCGGCAGAAGACGCGCGTGCTGCGGAGGACGGCGGATCCGGTGTTTAACCACACAATGGTGTACGATGGTATCAGTTTGACTGACCTAACAGAAGCCTGCGTGGAGCTCACCGTGTGGGACCGAGACAGGCTCGCGAGCAACCTGCTGGGGGGCCTGAGGCTTGGAGTCGGAACAG GCAAAAGTTATGAAGCAGCGGTGGATTGGATGGACTCAAGCCCCTATGAAGTGGCCCTGTGGGAGCGCATGATGGCTTCCCCTGATGAATGGGTGGAGGACGTACTCCCATTGCGAACGGTGAACTTAGCAAAAACTGCTTCGCATAAGCAGAAGTAG
- the sytl2b gene encoding synaptotagmin-like protein 2 isoform X3, whose protein sequence is MFPAAKCVHISPVRDAGGGTMIDLSHLTEEEQGKIMTVLRRDAELKRAEEERIRNLEKILDSGSQSDGKLKYLTGEWFYQAKSLRHMDTIHGSEIILASMKQRKDGSLRLEKSRTPSSRGSGAVAPPKPARCLATLQPQAKNDAENENPNSAVFSPRTQRHNPFNRASLIPAEPPETEPISTLKNHPAGEASQTSGGSVISESSSVGFKPVPKKRTFLSRRASGQSESNNLGLDAQVGSAGIVPAPRRSIQRGSSGNSYQSLLKSRDEMPQKSAVPVFSRVSQPAPSSCSADKTSQRPTWDASQVSSNAIVERERRPPSITRDRPATYIRGDVPPARDTRQRSDDGDDQTHREHAAVNTVLLNTSSIQGSERGISSSEGTSTRQEELSLTQSIVDPEPPICYDLNFIDKSDQHAPKKSNQKHAFKLTTQATSPPGDEDSIAKVLDWFGRSTASNDWLNSDNGPEATKSSDKHVDIGELRSEDSVRKEVTLDMKRSHLQELRATDRTSIKESTETQEESQKDLKKISNLKSFWEKSNMGPKIHIRKSITPSDEAQKPVHLSAERHEESVKKPHTGADVSPASRIHNGRGHDKYASRHGGESGHLNNNQQVDCLLMNTLSQRNNYDPTYNSDYLKVQFSPQVSDRGSDTEISCLTRLQSSPSPESESFSPVKPSPQPDSISRSRESPRQEELSRTVPVSQLDDAVQTRDTSDSEKLHLSRNGSYTDDKQGGNDVQVASRAQLSRGSSEDVKSRDSDDKNIHLGKEDVSNKDRTNSPHANRQGLPHQESTAERIKQLKSFWEQERYQPIFGTGAAKTPGDGKVARGANQLNKRFTKSEFDLRSVVNNPGSDGEDSDRCNHNSTVLPSNQRIDKLSPSLRTSRTLFHTLREFWDEAASDAKGSFSLDKPKSPKRKEPPNVQLLSQELKSGDPEGYCSSSAVEKTRATVVKLSHLGSRAGTDGKNNLSNHTTAESKRGPKDSGREEKSTKPQSSSGKETRSPKSRKDNCGKSFSSGNCLRRATSMLALSVPREKDQGQLRMDESPVHSQGRKQRQNSEKGAVPRSPDRTELMAPRARAFVPRDYRHYLGMTDKTSVHTSLAPAVKEEGSEDRLAFDFDLSGPVRASTPMGSEERYSRRGSKTSQRPLWANYSSSDTGQESSMSSTSDTVSISRNSSNRENDDEGQHPVRKALRRAEAWPKNVAKSIEDITSSLSPQQERKQDPTADNCRRVSDVSSVPSLSSSLCSDPDHLKKMSKSVPSFLQKELSGSVMTMYNADFGNVEVQGNIQFSINYIQRLREFHIFVAECRDLAAVDPKRSRSDPYVKSYLVPDKANLGKRKTSVKKKTLNPTFNEILRYRVRMDYLRTQTLILSVWHHDTFGRNSFLGEVDVDLSKWDFDHTQMNYLVLKARTTPTPLAQANGRGEMKLAIRFLPQVTHSDGMAKDGPNAGEVHIWVKECKNLPLIRATIDPYVKCFVLPDTSRKSRQKTRVLRRTADPVFNHTMVYDGISLTDLTEACVELTVWDRDRLASNLLGGLRLGVGTGKSYEAAVDWMDSSPYEVALWERMMASPDEWVEDVLPLRTVNLAKTASHKQK, encoded by the exons ATGTTTCCTGCCGCAAAGTGTGTCCACATCTCGCCGGTCCGAGACGCAGGAGGAGGAACCATGATCGACCTGAGCCACCTtacggaggaggagcaggggaagaTAATGACGGTGCTGAGGAGAGACGCCGAGCTGAAGAGggccgaggaggagagaatCAG GAACCTGGAGAAAATACTGGACAGTGGGTCACAGTCAGACGGCAAGTTGAAGTACCTGACTGGAGAGTGGTTCTACCAGGCCAAGAGTCTCCGGCACATGGACACGATCCACGGCTCGGAAATCATTCTGGCTTCCATGAAACAGAGGAAAG ATGGGTCTCTCAGACTCGAGAAATCCAGAACACCCAGCAGTCGAGGTTCGGGCGCCGTCGCTCCACCAAAACCTGCCAGGTGTTTGGCGACGCTGCAGCCACAAGCGAAAAA tgACGCTGAGAACGAGAATCCAAATTCAGCAGTCTTTTCTCCCAGAACA CAGAGGCACAACCCTTTCAACCGTGCGTCCCTCATCCCTGCTGAGCCACCTGAGACAG AGCCCATATCCACGCTGAAGAATCACCCTGCAGGTGAGGCCAGTCAGACGTCTGGAGGCTCCGTCATATCAGAAAGTTCCTCTGTGGGTTTCAAACCAGTGCCGAAGAAGAGGACGTTCCTTTCAAGACGAGCCTCCGGCCAGTCAGAAAGTAACAACCTAGGGTTGGACGCTCAAGTAGGGTCGGCGGGGATCGTTCCTGCTCCTCGACGAAGCATCCAGCGTGGGTCCAGCGGGAACTCTTACCAGTCCCTCCTGAAGAGCCGAGACGAAATGCCTCAGAAAAGTGCAGTTCCAGTGTTCAGCCGGGTGTCTCAGCCTGCTCCGTCTTCCTGCTCCGCGGATAAAACCTCCCAGCGGCCAACGTGGGATGCATCGCAGGTTTCCTCGAATGCCAttgtcgagagagagagacgcccaCCTTCCATAACAAGAGACAG ACCAGCCACATACATCAGAGGCGACGTTCCGCCTGCGAGAGACACCCGACAGAGGAGCGACGACGGAGACGATCAGACCCACAGAGAACATGCAGCGGTGAATACTGTCCTCCTGAACACCAGCAGCATTCAGGGTTCAGAAAGAGGAATCAGCAGCAGTGAGGGAACCTCGACGAGGCAAGAGGAGCTGAGTTTGACCCAAAGCATTGTGG ATCCGGAGCCTCCTATATGTTATGATCTCAACTTCATTGATAAATCTGATCAGCATGCACCGAAGAAATCAAATCAGAAACACGCGTTCAAGTTGACCACTCAGGCGACCAGTCCCCCTGGTGACGAGGACTCCATCGCAAAGGTGCTGGACTGGTTCGGCCGCAGCACAGCCAGCAACGATTGGCTGAATTCAGACAACGGCCCGGAGGCCACAAAGAGCTCCGACAAACATGTAGATATCGGCGAATTAAGAAGTGAGGATTCAGTGCGAAAAGAGGTCACTCTTGACATGAAGAGAAGTCACTTACAAGAGTTAAGAGCAACAGACAGAACAAGCATCAAGGAAtcaactgaaacacaagagGAGTCGCAgaaggatttgaaaaaaatctctaATCTGAAGTCCTTCtgggagaaaagcaacatgggTCCTAAAATACATATCAGGAAATCAATCACGCCCAGCGATGAAGCACAAAAACCTGTTCATCTCTCAGCGGAGAGACACGAGGAGAGCGTGAAGAAACCCCACACGGGGGCCGATGTGTCCCCTGCTAGTAGAATACACAATGGGAGGGGGCATGATAAGTACGCCTCGAGGCATGGGGGTGAGAGTGGTCATTTAAATAATAACCAGCAGGTTGACTGTCTGCTGATGAATACTTTATCTCAAAGAAATAATTATGACCCTACATACAACTCAGATTATTTAAAGGTACAATTTAGCCCCCAAGTGTCTGATAGAGGCTCGGACACTGAGATTTCATGTTTAACCAGACTCCAGTCCAGCCCGAGTCCCGAGTCAGAGAGCTTCTCGCCGGTCAAACCAAGTCCACAACCGGACAGTATTTCCCGATCGAGAGAAAGCCCACGGCAGGAAGAGCTGTCCAGAACTGTGCCGGTGTCTCAGCTGGATGATGCCGTCCAAACAAGGGACACATCGGACTCGGAGAAGCTCCACTTATCCAGAAACGGCTCATATACGGACGACAAGCAAGGTGGGAATGATGTGCAAGTCGCCTCCAGAGCACAGCTTTCAAGAGGTTCAAGTGAGGACGTAAAGAGTCGGGACAgtgatgataaaaatatacatttaggAAAAGAGGATGTGTCTAATAAAGACAGAACTAACAGTCCCCATGCAAATAGACAAGGTTTACCACACCAAGAAAGTACAGCAGAGAGAATCAAGCAGCTCAAATCCTTCTGGGAGCAGGAGAGGTACCAGCCCATATTTGGCACTGGTGCAGCTAAAACTCCTGGGGACGGTAAAGTCGCTCGTGGTGCAAATCAACTGAATAAAAGATTTACAAAGTCGGAGTTCGACCTGAGATCAGTTGTAAATAATCCAGGCAGCGATGGCGAAGACTCAGATAGATGTAATCATAATTCGACTGTTCTTCCCTCGAATCAGAGAATAGACAAGTTGTCCCCCAGCCTCAGAACGAGCCGAACACTGTTCCACACCCTCCGCGAATTCTGGGATGAGGCCGCGTCAGACGCCAAAGGATCGTTTTCGCTTGACAAACCCAAAAGCCCCAAAAGGAAAGAGCCACCAAATGTGCAACTTCTATCTCAGGAGTTAAAGAGCGGCGACCCTGAGGGTTACTGCTCGTCCTCCGCCGTCGAGAAAACAAGAGCGACTGTCGTGAAATTATCACATCTGGGGTCAAGAGCAGGGACCGACGGCAAAAACAACCTGTCTAATCATACGACGGCCGAGTCCAAAAGGGGCCCCAAAGACTCTGGTAGGGAGGAGAAATCCACGAAACCACAAAGCAGTTCAGGTAAAGAGACTCGGTCTCCTAAGAGCAGGAAAGACAACTGTGGCAAGTCATTCAGTAGTGGGAATTGTCTGCGTCGCGCCACGAGCATGTTGGCTCTTAGTGTTCCGCGTGAAAAAGATCAGGGCCAGCTTAGAATGGACGAAAGCCCCGTCCACTCCCAGGGCAGGAAGCAAAGGCAGAACAGCGAGAAGGGCGCCGTGCCAAGATCACCAGACAGAACCGAGTTGATGGCTCCACGCGCACGGGCATTTGTTCCCAGAGACTACCGACATTACCTGGGCATGACGGACAAGACCAGCGTCCACACCTCGCTCGCCCCGGCCGTGAAGGAGGAGGGCTCGGAGGACAGGCTCGCGTTCGACTTTGACCTGAGCGGGCCAGTGAGAGCCAGCACCCCGATGGGTTCAGAGGAACGTTACAGCAGGAGGGGCAGCAAGACGAGCCAGCGCCCCCTGTGGGCAAACTACAGCAGTTCAGACACTGGGCAGGAGTCGTCCATGAGCAGCACGTCAGACACCGTGTCCATCTCCAGGAACAGTTCAAACC GTGAAAATGATGACGAAGGCCAGCACCCGGTGAGGAAAGCATTGAGGCGAGCAGAAGCGTGGCCCAAGAACGTGGCTAAAAGTATAGAGGACATCACATCATCTTTGTCCCCAC agcaagaaagaaaacaagacccAACTGCCGACAACTGCCGACGCGTTAGTGATG TGTCGTCCGTCccgtcgctctcctcctccttatgTTCGGACCCAGACCACTTGAAGAAGATGAGCAAATCAGTTCCTTCGTTCTTACAGAAGGAG CTGAGTGGAAGTGTTATGACCATGTACAACGCGGACTTCGGGAACGTGGAGGTTCAGGGAAATATCCAGTTTTCCATCAACTACATTCAGAGGCTCAGGGAGTTTCACATCTTCGTTGCCGAGTGCCGAGACTTGGCTGCAGTCGACCCAAAGAGGAGTCGCTCGGATCC gtATGTCAAAAGCTACCTGGTACCCGACAAAGCTAATTtgggaaagaggaaaacatctgtaaaaaaGAAGACGCTGAATCCAACTTTCAACGAGATCCTCAGA TATCGTGTTCGCATGGACTACCTCAGAACCCAGACGCTCATTCTCTCCGTTTGGCATCACGACACCTTTGGCAGGAACAGTTTCCTTGGCGAGGTAGACGTGGACCTCTCCAAGTGGGACTTTGACCACACCCAGATGAACTACTTAGTCCTGAAAGCAAGG acTACACCCACTCCGCTCGCTCAAGCAAATGGGCGAGGAGAGATGAAACTAGCCATACGTTTCCTGCCACAGGTCACCCACAGTGATG GCATGGCTAAAGACGGACCCAACGCCGGAGAGGTTCACATATGGGTCAAAGAATGCAAGAACCTGCCTCTAATCAGGGCCACCATTGACCCATATGTTAAatg CTTTGTGCTGCCGGACACGAGCAGGAAGAGTCGGCAGAAGACGCGCGTGCTGCGGAGGACGGCGGATCCGGTGTTTAACCACACAATGGTGTACGATGGTATCAGTTTGACTGACCTAACAGAAGCCTGCGTGGAGCTCACCGTGTGGGACCGAGACAGGCTCGCGAGCAACCTGCTGGGGGGCCTGAGGCTTGGAGTCGGAACAG GCAAAAGTTATGAAGCAGCGGTGGATTGGATGGACTCAAGCCCCTATGAAGTGGCCCTGTGGGAGCGCATGATGGCTTCCCCTGATGAATGGGTGGAGGACGTACTCCCATTGCGAACGGTGAACTTAGCAAAAACTGCTTCGCATAAGCAGAAGTAG